One part of the Mycobacterium marinum genome encodes these proteins:
- the rseA gene encoding anti-sigma E factor RseA, which yields MADRGHVFRRAFSWLPAQFASQSDAPVGAPRRFRSTEHLSIEAIAAFVDGELRMNAHLRAAHHLSMCPQCAAEVEDHTRARAALRDSHPIRIPTALLGMLSEIPHHPSEGAPEDTTGLADSFAERQARDQRKRR from the coding sequence ATGGCCGACCGGGGGCATGTGTTTCGGCGCGCGTTCTCTTGGCTTCCTGCTCAGTTCGCTTCTCAAAGCGATGCGCCGGTAGGTGCGCCTCGTCGCTTCCGCTCTACCGAGCACCTGTCCATCGAGGCGATTGCGGCGTTTGTCGACGGTGAGCTGCGGATGAACGCACACCTGCGGGCCGCGCATCATTTGTCGATGTGTCCGCAATGCGCGGCCGAGGTAGAGGACCACACCCGGGCGCGGGCGGCGCTGCGTGACTCCCATCCCATCCGCATCCCAACCGCGCTGCTGGGAATGCTGTCGGAGATTCCGCATCATCCGTCGGAGGGCGCCCCCGAGGACACCACCGGGCTCGCCGACTCGTTCGCCGAGCGCCAGGCCCGTGATCAGCGGAAGCGGCGCTAG
- a CDS encoding DUF1003 domain-containing protein, with the protein MSKTPAARRLYTPRTSRAFAPRLDPEAVGRTTESIARFFGTGRYLLVQTLIVVIWISLNLFAVKLRWDPYPFILLNLAFSTQASYAAPLILLAQNRQENRDRVLLDGDRRRAAQTKADTEYLARELAALRLAIGAVPTRDYLRHELDSLRDLVAELQSDQPDAETDGTERRAKKSH; encoded by the coding sequence GTGAGCAAGACCCCAGCGGCACGACGGCTGTACACCCCTCGGACATCACGCGCCTTTGCACCGCGACTGGATCCCGAGGCGGTCGGGCGAACGACCGAGTCCATCGCACGCTTCTTCGGTACCGGGCGCTACCTGCTGGTGCAGACGCTGATCGTGGTGATCTGGATATCGCTGAACCTGTTCGCGGTCAAGCTGCGCTGGGATCCGTACCCTTTCATCCTGCTGAATCTGGCTTTCTCCACTCAGGCCTCCTATGCGGCACCGCTGATTCTGCTGGCCCAGAACCGGCAGGAGAACCGCGACCGTGTCCTGCTCGACGGTGATCGCCGCCGCGCCGCGCAGACCAAGGCCGACACCGAGTATCTGGCCCGCGAGCTGGCCGCCTTGCGCCTGGCCATCGGCGCGGTACCGACTCGGGACTATCTGCGCCACGAGCTGGACAGTCTGCGCGACCTGGTCGCGGAACTGCAGTCGGACCAACCCGATGCGGAAACCGACGGGACCGAGCGGCGGGCCAAGAAATCCCACTGA
- a CDS encoding lytic transglycosylase domain-containing protein, translating to MRIGGRWVAHPAVASVRQRALRAKTPVFGIAMITPLVFAGAVGATAPASYGKTPAVRAAITPVAAVAPSPAIDLSGPSIVAVERPPTNFHIAAGTTAAPPPARVVNAPGALGIPIMALTAYRNAEQKMATAAPACGISWNLLAGIGRIESMHANGGAVDERGTAVNPIYGPALDGTLPGNEVIIQSKVGNRVTYARAMGPMQFLPGTWARYASDGDSDGVPDPQNIFDSTLAAARYLCSGGLNLRDPGQVMAAILRYNNSMPYAQNVLGWAAAYATGVLPVDLPPITGPPPPIGDAHLEHPEGLGPNLPLNANGLGPADPLSHMPLIDFAPPQMPAPPPPMFPWMQPTPQPLAPQPGCTLICVTNPPEAVPPPAPMPFGLMPPPPAPAAPPPPDPLAPLGAPPVGGPPAAPAPAPAGPPVPGGPAPAGPAPAPAGPAPAPGAPAPAGPAPTPTPSGPAPGEPVLTPVH from the coding sequence GTGCGCATAGGGGGCCGCTGGGTTGCTCACCCGGCCGTCGCATCGGTGCGGCAACGAGCACTCCGTGCGAAAACGCCGGTATTCGGCATCGCCATGATCACCCCATTGGTATTCGCGGGCGCGGTCGGCGCCACGGCTCCCGCGTCATACGGGAAGACACCGGCCGTTCGGGCTGCCATCACGCCGGTGGCGGCGGTGGCACCGTCGCCCGCCATCGACCTGTCCGGCCCGAGCATCGTCGCCGTCGAGCGCCCTCCGACCAACTTCCACATCGCTGCGGGCACCACCGCGGCCCCACCGCCGGCGAGAGTCGTGAATGCCCCCGGAGCCCTGGGCATTCCCATCATGGCGCTGACCGCCTATCGCAATGCCGAGCAGAAAATGGCCACCGCCGCTCCGGCCTGTGGCATCAGCTGGAACCTGCTGGCCGGCATCGGCCGCATCGAATCGATGCACGCCAACGGCGGGGCCGTTGACGAACGCGGCACCGCGGTGAACCCGATCTATGGGCCCGCCCTGGATGGCACCCTGCCCGGCAACGAAGTGATCATCCAAAGCAAGGTCGGCAACCGGGTCACCTACGCCCGGGCAATGGGCCCAATGCAGTTCCTGCCCGGCACCTGGGCGCGCTACGCCTCCGACGGCGACAGCGACGGGGTGCCCGACCCACAAAACATCTTCGACTCCACGCTGGCCGCCGCCCGGTACCTGTGCAGCGGCGGGCTGAACCTACGGGATCCAGGTCAGGTCATGGCCGCGATCTTGCGGTACAACAACTCGATGCCCTACGCACAAAACGTGCTGGGCTGGGCCGCGGCGTACGCCACCGGCGTGCTGCCCGTCGACCTGCCGCCGATTACCGGGCCGCCCCCACCGATTGGCGACGCTCACCTGGAGCATCCGGAAGGCCTCGGCCCGAATTTGCCGTTGAACGCCAACGGCTTGGGGCCCGCCGACCCGCTCTCCCACATGCCGTTGATCGACTTTGCCCCGCCGCAGATGCCGGCGCCTCCCCCGCCGATGTTCCCGTGGATGCAGCCCACGCCGCAGCCGTTGGCGCCACAGCCCGGGTGCACCCTGATCTGCGTCACCAACCCGCCCGAGGCGGTCCCGCCACCCGCTCCGATGCCGTTCGGACTCATGCCGCCACCGCCTGCCCCCGCCGCGCCGCCACCGCCAGATCCACTGGCTCCACTGGGCGCTCCCCCGGTCGGCGGTCCGCCGGCGGCTCCCGCACCCGCACCGGCTGGCCCGCCGGTACCCGGTGGTCCGGCACCGGCCGGCCCGGCACCTGCACCCGCTGGCCCGGCACCGGCACCCGGCGCACCGGCGCCGGCTGGGCCTGCCCCCACCCCCACACCCAGCGGGCCGGCTCCCGGCGAACCGGTACTCACCCCGGTCCACTGA
- a CDS encoding O-methyltransferase, producing the protein MHGTDSSSDAPGQPAPSRAELLSAHAEGSISEDTILKTARDRAVDIGVGAVTPAVGALLSMLAKLSGGKAVAEVGTGAGVSGLWLLSGMSDDGVLTTIDIEPEHLRVAKQAFTEAGIGPSRTRLISGRAQEVLTRLADDSYDLVFVDADPIDQPDYVVEGVRLLRSGGVIVVHRAALGGRAGDPAARDAEVTAVREAARLIAEDERLTPALVPLGDGVLAAVRD; encoded by the coding sequence ATGCATGGCACCGATAGCAGCTCAGACGCCCCAGGCCAGCCGGCCCCGAGTCGAGCCGAATTGCTGTCTGCCCACGCTGAGGGATCGATCTCAGAAGACACGATCCTCAAGACCGCCCGGGACCGGGCTGTCGACATCGGCGTTGGGGCGGTAACACCCGCGGTCGGCGCGCTCTTGAGCATGCTGGCCAAGCTCAGTGGCGGCAAGGCGGTGGCGGAAGTAGGCACCGGCGCCGGTGTCAGCGGCTTGTGGTTGCTATCCGGCATGAGCGATGACGGGGTGTTGACCACGATCGACATCGAGCCCGAGCATCTGCGGGTCGCCAAGCAGGCGTTCACCGAAGCCGGTATCGGACCCTCGCGCACCCGGCTCATCAGTGGCCGCGCTCAAGAGGTGCTGACGCGACTCGCCGATGACTCTTATGACCTGGTGTTCGTTGACGCCGACCCGATCGATCAGCCCGACTATGTGGTCGAGGGTGTGCGGTTGCTGCGCTCCGGCGGGGTGATCGTGGTGCATCGGGCCGCTCTTGGCGGCCGGGCCGGCGATCCGGCCGCGCGCGACGCCGAGGTGACCGCGGTACGGGAGGCGGCACGCCTGATCGCCGAGGATGAACGGCTCACCCCGGCGCTGGTGCCGCTGGGTGACGGTGTGCTGGCCGCGGTCCGCGACTAG
- a CDS encoding Mrp/NBP35 family ATP-binding protein encodes MSGTPDNAADQSSTTQAIRAALAKVVDPELRRPITELGMVKSVEVAPDGAVHVEIYLTTGACPKKTEISERVTQAVADVPGTGDVRVSLDVMSDEQRTELRKLLRGDAREPVIPFAQPSSLTRVYAVASGKGGVGKSTVTVNLAAAMAARGLSVGVLDADIHGHSIPRMMGTTDRPTQVESMILPPIAHEVRVISIAQFTQENTPVVWRGPMLHRALQQFLADVYWGDLDVLLLDLPPGTGDIAISVAQLIPNAEILVITTPQLAAAEVAERAGSIALQTRQRIVGVVENMSGLTLPDGTTMHVFGEGGGRQVAERLTRAVGADVPLLGQIPLDPALVDAGDSGMPMVLRAPDSAVGKELLSIADSLASRRRGLTGMSLGLDPKRR; translated from the coding sequence ATGTCCGGAACCCCAGATAACGCCGCCGATCAGTCCTCGACAACCCAAGCCATCCGGGCCGCACTGGCCAAGGTGGTTGATCCCGAGCTGCGCCGCCCCATCACCGAACTCGGAATGGTCAAGAGCGTCGAGGTCGCCCCCGACGGCGCGGTGCACGTCGAGATCTACCTCACCACCGGTGCGTGTCCGAAAAAGACCGAAATCAGCGAGCGCGTCACCCAAGCGGTGGCCGACGTGCCCGGTACCGGGGACGTGCGGGTCAGTCTGGATGTGATGAGCGACGAGCAGCGCACCGAGTTGCGCAAGCTGCTACGCGGGGACGCGCGCGAACCGGTCATCCCGTTCGCCCAACCCAGCTCATTGACGCGGGTATATGCGGTCGCCTCGGGCAAGGGCGGCGTGGGGAAGTCCACCGTCACCGTCAACCTGGCGGCCGCAATGGCCGCCCGCGGCCTGTCGGTGGGCGTCCTCGATGCCGATATCCACGGCCACTCCATTCCGCGGATGATGGGCACCACCGACCGGCCCACCCAGGTCGAGTCGATGATCCTGCCGCCCATCGCCCATGAGGTGCGGGTGATCTCGATCGCCCAGTTCACCCAGGAAAACACACCGGTGGTGTGGCGGGGACCGATGCTGCACCGGGCCCTGCAGCAGTTTCTGGCCGACGTGTACTGGGGCGACCTGGATGTGCTGCTGCTCGATCTGCCGCCCGGTACGGGCGATATCGCCATTTCGGTGGCTCAGCTGATCCCCAATGCTGAGATCCTGGTCATCACGACGCCGCAGCTGGCCGCTGCCGAGGTGGCCGAACGCGCCGGCAGCATCGCGCTACAAACCCGCCAGCGGATTGTCGGCGTGGTGGAGAACATGTCTGGGCTGACGCTGCCCGATGGCACCACGATGCACGTATTCGGTGAGGGCGGTGGCCGGCAAGTGGCAGAAAGGCTGACCCGCGCGGTCGGCGCCGACGTGCCGCTGCTCGGACAGATCCCGCTGGACCCGGCACTGGTGGACGCCGGGGATTCGGGAATGCCGATGGTGCTGCGCGCACCCGACTCCGCGGTGGGCAAGGAGCTGCTCAGCATCGCCGACAGCCTGGCCTCGCGACGCCGTGGGCTGACCGGTATGTCGCTGGGATTGGACCCGAAGCGGCGCTGA
- a CDS encoding S1C family serine protease encodes MTSDQGNNSGQDGGPRLAPRPISRPPVDSAARQTFGRPSGVQGSFVAERVRPQRYRDQSEYEPHDQPADPVLEEAFSRPVGGADSLQRHPIDAGALDAEKDGGQADEADDPWRDPGAAAALGTPAVAAPLPQGALGRTGKLGVRDVLFGGQVSYLALIVLAVIALVIGALGGVIGRKTAEVVEAFTTSKVTLSTNGNAQEPAGRFTKVAAAVADSVVTIETKSDQEGMQGSGVIVDGRGYIVTNNHVISEAANNPSQFKTTVVFNDGKEVPASLVGRDPKTDLAVLKVDNVDNLTVARLGNSDKVRVGDEVLAVGAPLGLRSTVTEGIVSALHRPVPLSGEGSDTDTVIDAIQTDASINHGNSGGPLIDMDSQVIGINTAGKSLSDSASGLGFAIPVNEMKFVAETLIKDGKIVHPTIGITTRSVSNAIASGAQVANVKAGSPAQKAGILENDVIVKIGNRSVADSDEFVVAVRQLTIGQDAPVEVVRDGRHVTLTVKPDPDSS; translated from the coding sequence GTGACCTCCGACCAAGGCAACAACAGTGGCCAAGACGGCGGCCCCCGCCTGGCGCCCCGTCCCATCTCCCGGCCACCAGTCGATTCCGCGGCGCGGCAAACGTTCGGGCGTCCATCGGGGGTCCAGGGATCGTTTGTGGCCGAGCGGGTGCGCCCGCAGCGGTATCGCGACCAGTCCGAGTACGAGCCCCACGATCAACCGGCGGACCCGGTATTGGAGGAGGCCTTCAGCCGTCCCGTCGGCGGTGCCGACTCGCTGCAGCGCCACCCCATCGACGCCGGCGCCTTGGATGCCGAGAAAGACGGCGGCCAGGCGGACGAGGCTGATGACCCATGGCGCGATCCGGGTGCTGCGGCAGCATTGGGTACCCCCGCGGTAGCCGCGCCGTTACCGCAGGGCGCGCTGGGCCGAACCGGCAAGCTCGGCGTTCGTGACGTGTTGTTCGGCGGCCAGGTTTCCTACCTGGCGCTGATTGTGCTGGCCGTGATCGCGCTGGTGATCGGGGCGCTCGGCGGTGTCATCGGCCGCAAGACGGCCGAAGTCGTCGAGGCGTTCACAACGTCGAAGGTGACCTTGTCCACCAACGGCAACGCCCAAGAGCCGGCGGGCCGGTTCACCAAGGTGGCGGCCGCGGTCGCCGACTCGGTGGTAACCATCGAGACCAAGAGCGACCAGGAGGGCATGCAGGGTTCCGGTGTCATCGTCGATGGGCGTGGCTACATCGTCACCAACAACCACGTGATCTCCGAGGCCGCCAACAACCCCAGCCAGTTCAAGACGACCGTGGTGTTCAACGACGGCAAGGAGGTGCCGGCCAGCCTGGTGGGCCGCGACCCCAAGACCGACCTGGCGGTACTCAAGGTCGACAACGTCGACAATCTGACCGTGGCCCGCCTCGGCAATTCCGACAAGGTCCGGGTTGGCGATGAGGTGCTGGCGGTCGGTGCGCCGCTGGGCTTGCGCAGCACGGTGACCGAAGGCATTGTCAGTGCGCTGCATCGCCCGGTCCCGCTGTCGGGGGAGGGCTCCGACACCGACACGGTCATCGACGCCATCCAGACCGATGCCTCGATCAACCACGGCAACTCCGGCGGTCCGCTGATCGACATGGACTCCCAGGTGATCGGCATCAATACCGCCGGCAAGTCGCTGTCGGACAGTGCCAGCGGGCTGGGTTTCGCAATCCCGGTCAATGAGATGAAGTTCGTCGCCGAAACCCTGATCAAAGACGGGAAGATCGTGCACCCGACGATCGGGATCACGACGCGCTCGGTGAGCAACGCGATTGCCTCGGGTGCGCAGGTGGCCAACGTAAAGGCCGGAAGCCCCGCGCAGAAGGCCGGAATCCTGGAAAACGACGTGATCGTAAAGATCGGCAACCGCAGTGTTGCCGACTCCGATGAATTCGTCGTCGCCGTGCGTCAGCTGACCATCGGGCAAGACGCCCCGGTGGAGGTCGTCCGCGATGGTCGCCATGTCACGCTGACCGTCAAACCCGACCCCGATTCCAGCTAG
- the tatB gene encoding Sec-independent protein translocase protein TatB — protein MFANIGWGEMLVLVVVGLVVLGPERLPGAIRWSSGALRQARDYLSGVTSQLRDDMGPEFDDLRGQLGELQKLRGMTPRAALTKHLLDGDDSIFTGNFDKAASATPAVDAVASAQEAPDEPVRPPFDSDAT, from the coding sequence GTGTTCGCCAACATCGGCTGGGGGGAAATGCTCGTGCTCGTCGTGGTCGGGCTGGTCGTGCTTGGGCCGGAACGGCTCCCGGGCGCCATCCGCTGGAGTTCGGGCGCGTTGCGTCAGGCGCGTGACTATCTCAGCGGGGTCACCAGCCAACTCCGCGACGACATGGGGCCTGAGTTCGATGATCTGCGCGGGCAGCTCGGCGAGTTACAGAAGCTGCGGGGGATGACGCCGCGTGCGGCGCTGACCAAACACCTGCTCGACGGCGACGACTCGATCTTCACCGGGAACTTCGACAAGGCGGCGTCTGCAACTCCGGCCGTGGATGCGGTGGCATCCGCCCAGGAGGCGCCGGATGAGCCGGTTCGCCCGCCGTTTGATTCCGACGCAACCTAG
- the sigE gene encoding RNA polymerase sigma factor SigE, protein MERGGRGLGNTEWQLRVAAGDELPMSDGREKPEEHTITTLSTTTMSHPQLVRDDEWAETSDGLLGTAVFDATGDKAAMPSWDELVRQHADRVYRLAYRLSGNQQDAEDLTQETFIRVFRSVQNYQPGTFEGWLHRITTNLFLDMVRRRSRIRMEALPEDYDRVPADDPNPEQIYHDSRLGPDLQAALDSLPPEFRAAVVLCDIEGLSYEEIGATLGVKLGTVRSRIHRGRQALRDYLAAHPEHSELSPRPVGTAR, encoded by the coding sequence ATGGAACGTGGAGGACGCGGGCTCGGGAATACAGAATGGCAACTGCGCGTTGCCGCCGGTGACGAACTGCCGATGTCTGATGGCAGGGAAAAGCCGGAGGAACACACCATCACCACCTTGAGCACCACGACCATGTCTCACCCCCAACTGGTCCGCGACGACGAGTGGGCCGAAACCTCTGATGGGTTGCTGGGCACCGCGGTATTCGATGCGACCGGTGACAAGGCTGCGATGCCGTCGTGGGATGAGTTGGTGCGCCAGCACGCCGACCGGGTGTACCGGCTGGCCTATCGCCTGTCGGGCAATCAACAGGACGCTGAGGATCTCACTCAGGAAACGTTCATCAGGGTGTTCCGGTCCGTCCAGAACTACCAGCCGGGCACCTTCGAGGGCTGGTTGCACCGCATCACTACCAACCTCTTTCTCGACATGGTCCGCCGCCGGTCGCGCATCCGGATGGAAGCGTTGCCCGAGGACTACGACCGGGTGCCTGCCGACGACCCCAACCCCGAGCAGATCTACCACGACTCACGGCTGGGACCCGACTTGCAGGCGGCGCTCGATTCACTGCCGCCGGAGTTCCGCGCCGCGGTCGTCCTGTGTGACATCGAAGGTCTGTCCTACGAGGAAATCGGCGCCACCCTGGGCGTGAAGCTGGGCACCGTGCGTAGCCGGATTCACCGCGGACGGCAGGCGTTGCGTGACTACCTCGCCGCGCATCCCGAACACAGCGAACTGAGCCCGAGGCCTGTCGGTACCGCCCGATAG